From the Metamycoplasma hominis ATCC 23114 genome, one window contains:
- the recU gene encoding Holliday junction resolvase RecU translates to MKNKNNRGMLLESIINNTNEYYFKNGIALIHKKNLDIKFKNVKLEKNKLLLNDASIYSKSTVDYYGVWKGRFLAFEVKSTEQKNFEKKNIKKHQIEYLNKVVLHQGIAFWIIYFKFQNEFLLIEHANFKKCLFEEKKSYIFFETIKSLGKEIKLIFPGILDFLNILK, encoded by the coding sequence ATGAAAAATAAAAATAATAGAGGTATGCTTTTAGAATCTATAATAAATAACACTAACGAGTATTATTTTAAAAATGGAATTGCTTTAATTCATAAAAAAAATTTGGATATTAAATTTAAAAATGTTAAATTAGAAAAAAATAAATTGCTTTTAAACGATGCAAGTATCTATTCAAAAAGCACAGTAGATTATTATGGAGTTTGAAAAGGAAGATTTTTAGCATTTGAAGTTAAAAGCACTGAACAAAAAAATTTTGAAAAAAAGAATATTAAAAAACATCAAATTGAATATTTAAATAAAGTTGTATTGCATCAAGGAATTGCGTTTTGAATAATTTATTTTAAATTTCAAAACGAGTTTTTATTGATTGAACATGCTAATTTTAAAAAATGCCTATTTGAAGAAAAAAAATCATATATTTTTTTCGAGACAATAAAATCATTAGGTAAAGAAATAAAGCTTATTTTTCCTGGAATATTAGATTTTTTGAACATTTTAAAATAA
- the der gene encoding ribosome biogenesis GTPase Der, with the protein MMRNNIVAIIGKPNVGKSTLFNKIINKRKSIVYDTPGVTRDRLYEDAIWTGKKFRVVDTGGITIEDEDFKKQIKLQAQIAIDEANVIVFLIDGKEPLTVEDYYVASLLRKSNKHVLLAVNKLEGSNVNYYDNSIYSLGFDEIFPISAIHGDGIGNLLDKIIEKLNFSDKDVESYFKLALLGKTNVGKSTLLNTLANEERSIVSNVEGTTRDSVSSLIKINGEIFEVVDTAGIKRKSKLTESVEHYALMRANQSIEDANLCLLVLDATEEVSHFSQNVIGIAYELKKPLILIVNKWDLIEKDTNTMEKYKKDLLKKVKFVDWSPIVFISAKDNLRINKLRDTIIQVKNNISRKINTNQLNDLMATAQMIRPASSINGRRLSITFARQIDGSIPTFLLFVNNVDLAHFTYLRYIENQIRENYDFSGTPIELVLRNKNKKEERE; encoded by the coding sequence ATGATGAGAAATAATATTGTTGCAATAATTGGAAAACCTAATGTCGGTAAAAGTACCTTATTTAATAAAATCATAAACAAAAGAAAATCCATTGTTTATGATACGCCCGGGGTTACTAGAGATAGATTATATGAGGATGCAATTTGAACTGGCAAAAAATTTAGAGTAGTTGATACAGGTGGTATAACTATTGAAGATGAAGATTTTAAAAAGCAAATTAAACTTCAAGCACAAATAGCTATTGATGAAGCAAATGTAATTGTTTTTTTAATAGATGGTAAAGAACCGCTTACAGTTGAAGATTATTATGTTGCTAGTTTATTAAGAAAAAGCAATAAACATGTTTTGTTGGCAGTAAATAAACTTGAAGGTTCAAACGTTAATTATTATGATAATTCAATTTACTCGCTTGGTTTTGATGAAATATTTCCAATTTCAGCAATTCATGGTGATGGAATTGGAAACTTGTTGGATAAAATCATAGAAAAATTAAATTTTAGTGATAAAGATGTTGAATCATATTTTAAATTGGCATTGCTTGGAAAAACCAATGTTGGTAAAAGTACATTGCTTAATACTTTGGCTAATGAAGAACGTTCAATTGTTAGCAATGTCGAAGGTACAACGCGAGACTCTGTTTCGTCTCTAATAAAAATTAATGGTGAAATCTTTGAGGTCGTAGATACAGCAGGTATTAAAAGAAAAAGCAAACTAACTGAAAGTGTTGAACATTATGCTTTAATGAGAGCAAATCAATCAATTGAAGATGCAAATTTATGTCTATTGGTTTTAGATGCAACTGAAGAAGTTAGCCATTTTTCTCAAAATGTAATCGGCATAGCCTATGAATTAAAAAAACCATTAATTTTGATTGTAAATAAATGAGATTTAATTGAAAAAGATACAAACACAATGGAAAAATATAAAAAAGACTTGTTGAAAAAAGTTAAATTTGTTGATTGATCTCCTATTGTGTTTATATCAGCCAAAGATAATTTAAGAATAAATAAACTAAGAGATACTATTATTCAAGTCAAGAATAATATTTCAAGAAAAATCAATACAAATCAATTAAATGACTTAATGGCTACTGCTCAAATGATAAGACCTGCTTCATCAATAAACGGCAGAAGATTATCCATTACATTTGCAAGACAAATAGATGGATCAATTCCAACATTTTTATTGTTTGTAAATAATGTTGATTTAGCCCATTTCACTTATCTAAGATATATTGAAAATCAAATAAGAGAAAATTATGATTTCTCTGGAACTCCTATAGAGCTAGTTTTAAGAAATAAAAACAAAAAAGAAGAGAGAGAATAA
- a CDS encoding HU family DNA-binding protein, whose amino-acid sequence MNKKELLSKTSNETGFAHVLIESAFDEIIRIIADEIEAGREVTISGFGNFSSKFIKGKEKVHNITKEIINVPDRLDPRFKFSTAFKKRINSKN is encoded by the coding sequence ATGAACAAGAAAGAACTACTAAGTAAAACTAGCAATGAAACAGGATTTGCACATGTATTAATCGAATCTGCATTTGATGAAATAATCAGAATAATTGCCGACGAAATAGAGGCAGGAAGAGAAGTTACAATTTCGGGATTTGGAAACTTTTCTTCTAAATTTATAAAAGGCAAGGAAAAGGTTCACAACATTACTAAAGAAATTATTAATGTTCCAGATAGATTGGATCCACGTTTCAAATTCTCAACAGCTTTTAAAAAACGTATTAACAGCAAAAATTAA
- a CDS encoding UU173 family protein: protein MNKPKYFNYKNFLILNTARPYFAFNNWEEELLNDFSEVYESDNQEDNGYEMLEFANDDIENILDKNFNQYFENNSTKNKDFLKLNTIEKIKKIQQDMQNDSTLFEKINSDGKLELFNKILDNFFQFQMVDSGIALVEEQIINFLTKNSSNKVNIISKKSSTDEKILQTKEFLMQNSLIINPVFEYKKCISKPFYYDSKTKEMGNIVYSSKTSLKDLLRAYYDYSVLSSSGIEINKIFIVKPWYQTRKNSKKNELKIIKTEYCNYKKSKATFDKKKNLSETEINAIFDKNPLLNEDNKKIKNDKIIDYVKNELNLNNAFNFNSRFEIEDNDAKSKISKYTCNFSDFLKIVENFDSNKEIHELDCNITMDDLKDNLNLGIKFYQLLVKKVIPKYIICQKELLKLKVKSLTDNSIETKEILDFYENNLISISPDILNKDKCPEYLLLKEFNKKIVWFDFEGVTLPVPMINHSLAWNQLISQTSIIKTQNGEIYSSNDFVYDPLNYNYKTIMKVINDLYDEKADYYVVYNDTYEASRIKEMQEILEYYKDDGFISQNEFDILKEKSQFILSKIIDIENLFFRPAMDCNIKSSIVNLGQIKNVYSIKKIELFVNENKLNLKHKIFPYHELDVKNGGMALQIATLRALNKIRDNEWTVKEAQLKRYCHNDVLAMIMAFDLVEYLLKSKNIYFKNFETYKDLKAKK from the coding sequence ATGAACAAGCCTAAATACTTTAATTATAAAAATTTTTTGATTCTAAATACCGCCAGACCTTACTTTGCCTTTAATAATTGAGAAGAAGAATTATTGAATGATTTTAGTGAGGTTTACGAAAGCGACAACCAAGAAGACAACGGTTATGAAATGTTGGAATTTGCAAATGATGATATTGAAAACATTCTTGACAAAAATTTTAATCAATACTTTGAAAATAACTCTACTAAAAACAAAGACTTTTTAAAGCTAAATACTATCGAAAAAATAAAAAAAATTCAACAGGATATGCAAAATGATTCAACACTGTTTGAAAAAATTAATTCAGATGGTAAACTAGAATTATTTAACAAAATATTGGATAATTTTTTTCAATTTCAAATGGTTGATAGTGGAATAGCCCTTGTCGAGGAACAAATTATAAATTTTTTAACAAAAAATTCTTCAAATAAAGTAAATATAATTTCTAAAAAATCTTCAACCGATGAAAAAATTTTACAAACAAAAGAATTTTTAATGCAAAATTCGCTAATAATAAATCCTGTTTTTGAATATAAAAAATGCATATCAAAGCCTTTTTACTACGATAGTAAAACTAAAGAAATGGGAAATATTGTATATTCATCAAAAACTAGCCTAAAGGATTTATTAAGAGCATATTATGATTATTCCGTTCTTTCATCCTCAGGGATCGAAATCAATAAAATTTTCATTGTGAAACCTTGATATCAAACAAGAAAAAACTCGAAAAAAAATGAATTAAAAATAATAAAAACTGAATATTGCAATTATAAAAAATCAAAAGCAACATTTGATAAAAAAAAGAATTTATCAGAAACTGAAATTAATGCTATTTTTGATAAAAATCCTCTGCTTAATGAAGATAATAAAAAAATAAAAAATGACAAAATAATTGATTATGTAAAAAATGAATTAAATTTAAATAATGCATTTAATTTTAATAGTCGTTTTGAAATTGAAGATAACGATGCAAAAAGCAAGATAAGTAAATACACTTGCAATTTTTCTGATTTCTTAAAAATTGTTGAAAACTTTGATAGTAATAAAGAAATACACGAACTAGATTGCAATATAACAATGGATGACTTAAAAGATAATTTAAATTTAGGAATCAAATTCTACCAATTATTAGTTAAAAAGGTTATTCCTAAATACATTATTTGTCAAAAGGAATTATTAAAATTAAAAGTTAAATCATTAACTGATAATTCAATTGAAACCAAAGAAATTTTAGATTTTTATGAAAACAATTTAATTTCAATTTCACCCGATATTTTAAACAAGGATAAATGCCCTGAATATTTATTATTAAAAGAATTTAATAAAAAAATAGTTTGGTTTGATTTCGAAGGCGTTACCTTGCCCGTTCCAATGATTAACCACTCTCTAGCATGAAATCAATTAATAAGTCAAACATCTATAATAAAAACTCAAAACGGTGAAATATATAGTTCAAATGATTTTGTTTATGACCCTTTAAATTACAACTACAAAACAATTATGAAAGTAATAAATGATTTATATGATGAGAAAGCAGATTATTATGTCGTATATAACGACACATATGAAGCATCTAGAATAAAAGAAATGCAAGAAATTTTGGAATATTACAAAGATGATGGATTTATTAGCCAAAATGAATTTGACATTTTAAAAGAAAAATCTCAATTTATATTAAGCAAGATTATTGATATAGAAAATTTATTTTTTAGACCAGCAATGGATTGCAATATAAAAAGCTCTATTGTAAATTTAGGACAAATAAAAAATGTTTATTCAATAAAAAAGATTGAGCTTTTTGTAAATGAAAATAAATTAAATTTAAAACATAAAATTTTTCCATATCACGAACTTGATGTAAAAAATGGTGGAATGGCCTTACAAATAGCGACACTAAGGGCCTTAAACAAAATAAGAGATAATGAATGGACAGTCAAAGAAGCTCAATTGAAAAGATATTGCCATAATGATGTTTTGGCAATGATTATGGCATTTGACTTAGTTGAATATTTATTAAAATCAAAAAATATTTATTTTAAAAACTTCGAAACATATAAAGACTTAAAAGCGAAAAAATAG
- a CDS encoding NAD(P)H-dependent glycerol-3-phosphate dehydrogenase has protein sequence MANISIFGSGAMGTAVATILANNGHNITIYGIDDSELNDLKNGRNTKYFEDVNLPKFKVTKDKKQAVEDCNYIVFAIPTKALPETYKEVIKLIKKQVIIINVSKGFWKDSNKSCHEIMKQEAQTNSLISGVVSLIGPSFAIDIINKNITAVDAVSNNDKLNKKVQKLFSNDYFRVYTQKDVAGAESGSIFKNILAIASGMVAGLGYSTNSQIALITRGFNELKKFVLARGGKLKTIFGLSCLGDLMLTALSDKSRNYTFGKNFYNKNFDSSKLTVEGLRSIEIVYDEYIKTKLLDLPIVNSLYQIIYKNANPNEIIINLMKRKLKSE, from the coding sequence ATGGCAAATATTTCGATTTTTGGAAGTGGCGCTATGGGTACTGCTGTGGCAACTATCTTAGCAAATAATGGTCATAATATTACAATATATGGCATAGATGATAGTGAGTTAAATGATCTAAAAAATGGTAGAAATACAAAATATTTTGAAGATGTAAATTTACCAAAATTTAAAGTTACAAAAGATAAAAAACAAGCGGTTGAAGATTGCAATTATATAGTTTTTGCAATTCCAACTAAGGCTTTGCCTGAAACATATAAAGAAGTAATTAAATTAATAAAAAAACAAGTCATAATAATAAATGTATCTAAAGGCTTTTGAAAAGATTCAAATAAATCTTGCCACGAAATAATGAAACAAGAAGCCCAAACCAATTCATTAATAAGTGGTGTAGTTTCATTAATTGGGCCATCTTTTGCAATAGACATAATTAATAAAAATATAACTGCCGTTGACGCTGTTTCTAATAATGATAAACTAAATAAAAAAGTCCAAAAATTATTTTCAAATGATTATTTTAGAGTTTATACGCAAAAAGATGTGGCAGGAGCAGAATCAGGATCAATTTTTAAGAATATTTTAGCGATTGCTAGCGGTATGGTTGCTGGGCTTGGATATAGCACAAATAGCCAAATAGCCTTAATCACTCGAGGATTTAATGAACTAAAAAAATTTGTTTTAGCTCGTGGGGGTAAGCTGAAAACGATTTTTGGATTGTCGTGCCTGGGTGATTTAATGCTAACAGCATTGTCGGATAAATCACGAAATTACACATTTGGAAAAAATTTTTATAACAAAAATTTTGATAGTTCAAAATTAACAGTGGAAGGTCTTAGATCAATAGAAATTGTTTACGATGAATATATAAAAACAAAACTATTGGATTTGCCTATTGTAAATTCACTTTATCAAATAATATACAAGAATGCTAACCCTAATGAAATAATAATTAATTTAATGAAAAGAAAGCTAAAATCAGAATAA
- the cmk gene encoding (d)CMP kinase, which yields MKTQKRINIAIDGPSGVGKTIMSTMLAKTLGYKFLSSGSFYRVVAYNALQNRLDLNDEESINNAWNIEDIHVTEDDKIIFRGQDVSKLIRQEEVSMAASAIAKFPLIRAKVNKFIQSFGLKHKGIIVDGRDATYRILPQAEVKFFLWATPEVRANRRVAQDLELGLKADYNEVLEDIKIRDYNDTNRKFDPLKISEGSIVIDTSNMSIQENFDVMYKEVRKRLDDEK from the coding sequence ATGAAAACACAAAAGCGTATTAATATTGCAATTGATGGACCTTCTGGTGTTGGCAAAACTATTATGTCAACAATGCTAGCAAAAACATTAGGTTATAAATTTTTAAGTAGTGGTAGTTTTTATAGAGTTGTTGCCTACAATGCATTACAAAATAGACTAGATTTAAATGATGAAGAATCTATTAATAATGCATGAAATATAGAAGATATTCATGTAACAGAAGACGATAAAATTATTTTTAGAGGTCAAGATGTTAGTAAATTAATTAGGCAAGAAGAAGTTTCTATGGCCGCATCAGCAATAGCAAAATTTCCCTTAATAAGGGCAAAGGTTAATAAGTTTATTCAATCATTTGGTCTTAAACACAAAGGAATTATTGTTGATGGTAGAGATGCAACATATAGAATCTTACCGCAGGCAGAGGTTAAATTCTTTTTGTGAGCTACACCTGAAGTAAGAGCAAATAGAAGAGTTGCCCAAGATTTAGAATTGGGTTTGAAGGCCGACTATAATGAAGTATTAGAAGATATAAAAATAAGAGATTATAATGACACAAACAGAAAATTTGATCCATTAAAAATTAGCGAAGGCAGCATTGTTATTGACACTTCAAATATGAGCATTCAAGAAAATTTTGACGTAATGTATAAAGAAGTGCGAAAGAGGCTTGATGATGAGAAATAA